caaTAGTacaaggctcgcaagcgcgttgccggccttttaataattgatacGCTATttctttgaaggaccctaagtcgaattggtgtAAGACAAGCCAaggtttcctcactatgttttcctttaccgtttgagcgaattttaaaagcgcatatatagaaagaaagcccattggtgcacagccgggttgAACCTAAGACCCCGTGGATGAGagccgcacgctgaagctactaggccaacactggtcCGAGGCTATTCACCTTATCAAATACAGGAAGTAGATATTTGCATTACTACTActatacttaaattttataaaaagggaTTTTGCaaatatgtatcactatacaAACACAGATTAGCTAGCAAGGTACTTTTAAAATTGGCTATCATCTTATCAGTAATGACTGAATATTATCAGCCGAGTGACCgcttttttcaaatatattttccgAGAAAATATTTGTCATTCACGATTGCTATGATAATATTAGTTTCGTAATTTTTTAGATATGAAATTATGTTATTCCttcttagaaaaatatatgtacttaaTCAATAGTGTATGGATTATTATCGGGAAATCCTCCATGTGAAAGAAGGTTGGACCTAGCATTTCGAATCGGTAACAACTTAAAAATGGCGCCGTCCGCTCTTcagtatacaaaataaaattcagtatataaaattttacaatattttatatacttattttaatgcTGCAAACGATTTTAAGGTTTTGTACGCGAAGGAAGGAAATTTGGTTTAAAGTCCAATgggactttattttaaaagtggaCTGAAGAAGTACCATTTTAGAGTGActtcaaattttaattcaaaaaacatttttcgcTCATTTATAACTAGATCTAAGGTATAACTCAAAACTTATTTTCCGGGACCTGAAGCTCCgggtaaaaataattactaagcCACGAAGGCGAATACCGCGTGATATACAATTTCACTCAACGATGTTTACGAAtgttgtttcaaaacaaatacCATGAGATACGATTAATACTAAGGATGATTAAAAGATGCCGttattgttatatgtatatggaacaattgtttatagaatattttaaaacatgttGTTGccagttaaaaataactttcacaatttcatttgtatatataattgataGATTTATCTCATaccattttaccgagtttttAACTATGAATTCTGTATTCTATCTACATGAGACTACAATTAAAAGTCATGAACAAACCAGGATTAtcctgttaaataaatttagtcgGTTAAATCGAACCCGTGACCATGCGAAATAAtgctataattattaattcttcattaattgtaaaataggaaatgtttaatcaaaataatgtatatttttagatcttataagaatataaagttaatggcaaacatatattttacttattttaagatTTCCGCTTAGTTGtcttaacatatatttaatccgaaataaaacatatttacaaGCTATTTCACGCTAGAAATTTTTTACCCAAATCCGTAAAGTCGTAATTTGACTGCATaccatttacataatatataacattattatttagagcATATTTGCTTAATAGATCTAAATGTTTAAGACCGAAATAATCCTAAACCCAAACGTTGCCTGACTTTCCTCAAAATGATTTCAATTCGCGAACACAATGTAGATTTAAACAGGACGTTATATTAACAGCTATCTTGCGAAGTCTAGACTCTAGATTAATCCAGAATTATCTAAATTGAATGAACATTCTAAGACGGATTTTTATCACAGACCCAcgattaaagaaaatatttaagcaGTCCTTATCTTATTATTACCTTCTTatctaataaatgtaataccGCAAAGGGGACACAGCCCtacaaacataaataaatacattttggcGCTTTTGGTATTCAAGTGACACCAATTGTGTTTATAGACAAATGGCAGGCGAATATTTTTAGAATGTAGTGCTGTTAATTATATCCAGAAAACTGGAACGGGACACGACGCACTCATTAATAATTGACGCCTACTTCctatttttttgcaaaataagACATAATACTAGTTAAAACTTGGATAAAACAGGAAAACCTTACCGCTTTCTAGGAATTACACTTTTAACTTTAATCTCTGTCTCATAAGTGTTTCTGTTATCACTTATCGAACGTTTATTTTGTACACTTTTTACTGAATCGACTGCTGTCCTTACAAAGCCCACATTTTCagacatattattaatatttctgaattaaattaatattttcataaacgCGACAATTATAGATTTGCGTTGGACAACATTTGGTACGATTTTTGTAAAACGCGCACTCGTCGCGCGCACGTTGATATTGAGAAACGTCAATAATGCGCGTGAAGTATTATAGCGACatctttttaatacagttataactactatgtaatataaatatgacaAATGAACTTTGTATagaaaagtttcactttattTTTGAACCACAAGATGGCgctttactaaataattaactgtacAGTACATTATCgttatattatgatttttgttaagcaaatatgtaacattttctttctttatgtGAGATAGCACTGTATTCGAATGATgcaagaatattttaaaacttaaaaataatatttgtgttgggttaaataactttaaacataAATCTTTTACCAATGAATGGCACAGGATACAGAATACCTATTTCGATGTGGTATAATAAGAGTTATTTtctaatacatattatgttttttaaacattatcgTTTTTACTTGACTCAactgttaatataattttaagctcACGAATGTAGGTAAATTACTcccctaaataaaaaatatataaagttcaaaaaaatattataataaaataaaataaacaatgaaattatataattattaattattattttggctcacaaaagttataaataaatctaattcataaaaataagttttcgtaaataaataaagaaggaaaacacatttttttatttataaacgatttatttattacattaaatgttgtacaaaatatgaaataattacatttaacatctagcttaaaactaaaataaagctAAAGCGTTTTTAAGTTGATCGActacatattatttgtaggCTACACcaaataatcaaagacaattactgcctatattattaaattattaaacgtaCGTTCGAGGACCGGCACTTACACCAAATTCGGCATAAAAGAGTTTGCGATGAaacatttttgattttatttgcttttttgTCTTTGGTCTGATAAAGACGTCATTGAAAGCACagattataaacatttattattctgCCTTGCCTTTGAAATTCAGCAAACATTGTGAGAAGTGACATTACTAACAAGCGTCTCAGTAGTATTTTAGCCTAGCTTAGTTGTCATAAACCAGAATTCGAGCTACTACTGTTCCGATCCTAAGGCGAAGACGCAGGCTTTGcgtttttaagttaaaagcTATACATTATAacgtattattaatatttgattaaatgcACATTTTCAGCTTAGTTTAGTATCATATCTTTAAAATGTTATGATTTAAGTATACACATAAAACTAAGGGAAATTAATTTCGGCAAAAAGTAATCCCTGGCCCTATCTTTTAGTCCAGAATTATATTTGAATCTTTTGGCTCTTAAATAATTCTATAGctaaattgataataatttaaattcgtATCGCAGtcttcattaattatttgaagcacctattgttacttaagCTATTAGCcactatttacaaataaaataagtccTTATAATATTGGACGATTATTGCGTTTATTTCAGAGTAAAACCTTAGTATAGTATAGTTAAAGGTAGCActgagttttaaattaaaaataaattgaatatataataattcaacaatttacgaatataataaattactggattattgttttttaaactggcaacatttataattaaaaatacaatgcaTTGCGGTtatgtaaatctaataaaGATTGTTTTACTTTATACTCAAAGGTTAAAGGTAGCTAAATGCAAGCCTGGAAAGTTATACAGGAATAAGTGAAATTATGGCAGGAACTTGTGATATTCCGCAGCTTTCTTGTCCTTTTCTAAGACGTAAAACGACTTGGGTTTTCCATTACCAGAGTAGTATTTCCTGAAAGACTGAACCTTCGCCGGGACATAGTAGGATATCGACTCTATTGCATTGGGGTGAGCCTTTATCCATGTTGGAGTGTTTTCTACATTCACTATGTCATCATTGAGACGCGCCTGAGGGCGGTTCTTTGCCAGCTTGTTGAGAACTGGAAGGTTCCAATGATACACACGAGCTGGTTTTCCGTTGCCGTGCATTTGAAGGGGTAATTTCCTGGCTGCAACTGGTGCAGGGTCTATATTGCTGTAGTAGTTCATGTTTGGTGGTAGCTTGATCACGAACATTCTGGAGTCGCCGGTGCCATGTCGCCTGCCTTGTTCGGCTAAACGCTTTCTGTGGTGGGCGGCTGGTAAACGCAGCTTCTTAAGACCGAGGGAGCTGAGAAACTCGTGAGTTGATGGCTCATTTTTGTCCTGTGTGAGGTTATTGTCTGATGCTGGTGCGGCGCACGTAGCTGCTACTGCGAGTAGCAGGATTGCTGACCTGAAACGGGAGAAATAGTGCTTAAAACATTTGTCAGATACATCATTATTTTGCTTAACATTGGAAAGAaacttttcttataaaaatatcttgtcACTAAATTAAGAGTTTGTAATCGTAAAACTAAATTCTAAAATAGATCCTTTTTAAGTGATATCTTGTATTTTCCAATTAAAAGACCATATGGGTCTCTCTCATTAAGGGCAACTATGGACTTAAAAGGAAGGAGGCAAttgcaattaataattaattcactACAAAATTGCAATACAAAAACTAGTTTGGTTCAAGATGCCACATTCCCATAGCATTGTCTGCGTTTGACATCGAAATTTCTAGAGAGTAAACATTTGCACTATTCAGTAACAGGTTTCGAACTGAGGGGTCCATTGACGTGTTCGTGCTGTTTGCTTAGCTCAAGGGCCGCTTTGTCTTCTCTTAATGTCCCTCAAGCAATTAGCACACACCAGCTACATCGTAAAACGTTTACAGTATGCCCCGCCGAATGTgtcaaagtaataaaattgcgtATTCTTTGCAGTTTGGGGTGTTTGTTATATTGTACACCTACTGTATGTTTGTAAAAAACTTTGAGTAAAAATGTgtattatagtatatataataattaagatcACCGAGATTTTTTTGGAATGAATTTATAAGCACAATGTATGATTAAAAACtacaagatttttttacacaaaaacacatcagttatattgtttttagaacataaattataaataagcaaagaaaaaataacttatacgTATTTGAGGCACTCCAACTTCTTGACACAATAGGAATAAGACTTCTAAAGAGCACTATAACTCTTTTGAGTTAAAAAACCTAGTGAATAGAATATAAGTGCAAGTGCGGTATCTCGGACACACGAACATAGCGTCAAAACATTATAGAACACAAAGATTGGTAATGAACATTACACTAACAACATTAAGTccacataatattacttattagccataattattgaataggctagattgtaattcatgtaaagtcTCTCTTTTGTGATCTGTATTGTAGGGAACAAAACTACTAATTTCCTGGACAGGGCTTTAGTCCAGGAAACAACTATCTACTCGTTGTCTACGAAAGAAATGGCCGCCGTTACTTCTCAGTCTTATATTAgttagatacagaaatattgATACAAAATATCAGATAAAACAAGAGACAGGTGCAGAAATGGCGGACAACAACAGATAACCTCCAATTATGAAACATCGTCTTGCTTTTTCTCGTTTATCGAAAGTATCACTTGCACGAAGACGTATCGATATGTAATTATACAGTAAGTTACCGGAGACACTGCATATGTAAGTGTTTGCATAATTGCATTTGCGTTTCTACGAATTGACACAATCGCCTATTGTCCTGTGGTCATGGCGTATAACCTAAAAACTAGTTTGGTTATATTCCTAGAATTAGAACGATGACTTGTACATCTAATGCTTTAAAGCATTAGTTAATAAATGAGGCCTGGTAAGGAATTACGGTATTTTCCTTTTGGCGCTGAATCCTCGACATGCTCTGAAAATGTGGAATTGGATGCGGATACTTAGGTTTCCCTGGACAGCTAAAGGAACAAACTTTCATACTATAACGgttacagataaaaaatcCTCTTTCGACACTTTGTAACCAACGGATCCTAAGTATACCAAAACGGGCAAAACGGATAAATGATACTTTTTGTTAATTCTCATAAATAACATAGAAATCATTAAAGTTTGTAAGTTTGTGTGATTATTTTCCAAAGATGATTAACCATAGTACCTACAAATTAAAAGTACAAAGAGTTCTATTGAATAACAGATTGTGgctttaatttacattatccCTTAACATATGCGTCTTGCCCGGGCTTCCCCTAACACCCAGAGgtccaaaaaattaaaaaaaacgtattgTGACTGGAGGCACCAGTTCTAGTGGCTGATCCCCCATTTCCAGCCATCGGGCAATCCTAGTTCCTCGCTGGACCGATCATGTAAAGACCTTTACAGGTATTACCATCACCCAGGCGCAGAGGTTTACCAAAGGGAGCGTGGAGTAAATTGTGCGGCGCTACCAACACGaccttcagaaatgaagagCGCGACTGAAGAagttaacaaattatatttacgtgAATATCATctgaaagaaaatattctGGAGCCATTCGTGTTTCCTATATTTACCTACAGTTTCcttatcaataatttaaattgataagccgatattatatatctttagaagaaaagtataataatttactgaaTTATATAGAcgccttatttttatttaattgctgtATATAATTGTAGGTGATAAATTGGTTTCGGTTTTGTTTTAGCATAATTATGGTCATAAGTAGATAAAAGCAACCTTAACGCTAATGTACATAATAGAGAAACCTATGtatatcttatattattattatttttctcttggtgcctctccattactggaggttgaTCGTCAGTCTCGTGGAGCGTGTCTTGCTCTGTGATGTAACTCCACAGGTGCAATACCCTTCTACTATCGTTTCGAAGCCATTATTATTAGTGACTTATCTGAGCTTTAAACTTCAAATTTTCGTTAGATATATTAGCTATTAAGGAATCTAACTAGTGGTGTTATCAAAGACTCGTAAGTCTGCAATCTGTCTTACAATACGCCAATGTGTTGCCAGATGCAATAAATAGTCGTATCGCGATATCCACGTCACATAATTCTACACTTTGAGATTGAAGTTCGTCTTTTGAATTCcagaattacaaataaaagaaaatacattacTACTAACGAGTTCTGCTCGCGGGGGAAGGGGTAGACACATTTTTGCGTCCGTTTCACAGTTCCTAAGccaagtaattaatatttgtaatatggAATTTGTTCCCAGGAATCGAGCCGAGCTAATCGTTTTGATGAATAGGCGAACTATTGGACATAAGtgctaacataaaataaataatactcaaATGCCCCTAcatcaacatattttttaacttaaatggTTAATTACTGTGGT
Above is a genomic segment from Pieris napi chromosome 7, ilPieNapi1.2, whole genome shotgun sequence containing:
- the LOC125051148 gene encoding uncharacterized protein LOC125051148, with the translated sequence MQNLIRSAILLLAVAATCAAPASDNNLTQDKNEPSTHEFLSSLGLKKLRLPAAHHRKRLAEQGRRHGTGDSRMFVIKLPPNMNYYSNIDPAPVAARKLPLQMHGNGKPARVYHWNLPVLNKLAKNRPQARLNDDIVNVENTPTWIKAHPNAIESISYYVPAKVQSFRKYYSGNGKPKSFYVLEKDKKAAEYHKFLP